From the Lolium rigidum isolate FL_2022 chromosome 2, APGP_CSIRO_Lrig_0.1, whole genome shotgun sequence genome, one window contains:
- the LOC124686767 gene encoding histone deacetylase HDT2-like, with the protein MEFWGIEVKPGQSVKVSPEDDHFLHISQGAFGEVKKDDKATMFVKVDDQKLSIGTLSTDKFPQIPFDLVFEKEFELSHTSKSSSVFFSGYMVFQPAEGDEMDFDSEEESEDEQVEEKLVPATKENAKAEAKDKKPKQVKIEPAAAKPIFGKSKKDEDSDDDESDDESDDDSEGQLIPIGSDDSDDDSSEEDDESDDEEEEETPKKPETGKKRAAESVLKTPASDKKAKVATPSGQKTGDKKGAVHVATPHPAKKAGKTPATNEKSPKSGGSVACKSCPKTFNSENALQAHSNAKHKAAA; encoded by the exons aTGGAGTTCTGGG GCATCGAGGTTAAGCCTGGACAGTCGGTCAAGGTCTCACCTGAAGATGACCACTTCCTGCACATCTCTCAG GGTGCCTTTGGTGAGGTCAAGAAAGACGACAAGGCGACCATGTTCGTGAAGGTGGACGACCAGAAGCTGTCCATTGGGACCCTGTCTACTGACAAGTTCCCCCAGATCCCGTTCGACCTGGTCTTCGAGAAGGAGTTTGAGCTCTCGCACACCTCCAAGTCCTCCAGTGTCTTCTTCTCTGGGTACATGGTTTTCCAGCCGGCTGAAGGAGACGAGATGGATTTTGACTCTGAAGAAGAATCTGAAG ATGAACAGGTGGAGGAGAAACTCGTTCCAGCCACCAAGGAAAATG CCAAAGCTGAAGCAAAGGACAAGAAGCCAAAGCAAGTCAAGATTGAGCCTGCTGCTGCGAAACCAATCTTTGGAAAGAGTAAGAAGGATGAAGACAGTGatgatgatgagagtgatgatgagagCGATGATGATTCCGAGGGACAGTTGATTCCTATTGGAAGCGATGATTCT GATGATGATAGCTCCGAAGaggatgatgagagtgatgatgaggaggaagaagaaacgcCCAAG AAGCCAGAGACTGGGAAGAAGAGGGCAGCTGAAAGTGTGTTGAAGACGCCTGCTTCTGACAAGAAGGCAAAGGTCGCAACACCGTCTGGCCAGAAGACAG GTGACAAGAAGGGGGCTGTCCATGTGGCCACTCCGCACCCTGCAAAGAAAGCAGGCAAGACCCCTGCAACAAATGAGAAGTCACCCAAATCTGGTGGGTCTGTCGCGTGCAAGTCCTGCCCCAA GACCTTCAACAGTGAGAATGCTCTGCAAGCCCACTCGAACGCCAAGCACAAGGCCGCCGCCTAA